A region from the Longimicrobiaceae bacterium genome encodes:
- a CDS encoding PIG-L family deacetylase: MPGKTLLVGLAHPDDEVGVAGSILAQKERGDRVVVVWLTRGEMTEAFGAIPEAEVARLREEQGHRAGEILGVETRFLDFRDTRLEATVEAAREVARVIADAKPDGVLTWGHGWLRGIRHPDHQACGKIFRDAVTLARIAKVVAPAPPHREPAPVFTLRDMHSTLPSVAVDVEPYLDTIHELAGFYFERIRFGDPGWIDRRLRDAGAPFGLRYAEVLDAWETRPGIVPALLPAEPADPNAVHPDRRAEVTG, encoded by the coding sequence ATGCCAGGAAAGACGCTGCTGGTGGGGCTCGCCCACCCCGACGACGAGGTGGGCGTGGCGGGGAGCATCCTCGCGCAGAAGGAGCGCGGAGACCGGGTGGTGGTCGTGTGGCTGACGCGCGGGGAGATGACCGAGGCCTTCGGGGCGATCCCGGAGGCGGAGGTGGCGAGGCTGCGCGAGGAGCAGGGACACCGCGCGGGGGAGATCCTGGGCGTGGAGACGCGCTTCCTCGACTTCCGCGACACCCGCCTGGAGGCCACGGTGGAGGCGGCGCGCGAGGTGGCGCGGGTGATCGCCGACGCGAAGCCGGACGGGGTCCTCACCTGGGGCCACGGCTGGCTGCGGGGGATCCGCCACCCCGACCACCAGGCGTGCGGGAAGATCTTCCGCGACGCCGTCACCCTGGCGCGGATCGCCAAGGTGGTGGCCCCGGCCCCGCCGCACCGCGAGCCGGCCCCCGTCTTCACCCTCCGCGACATGCACTCCACCCTCCCCTCCGTCGCGGTGGACGTGGAGCCGTACCTGGACACCATCCACGAGCTGGCGGGCTTCTACTTCGAGCGGATCCGCTTCGGCGACCCCGGCTGGATCGACCGGCGCCTGCGGGACGCCGGCGCTCCCTTCGGCCTTCGCTACGCCGAGGTGCTCGACGCCTGGGAGACCCGGCCGGGGATCGTCCCGGCGCTCCTCCCCGCCGAGCCCGCCGACCCCAACGCCGTCCACCCGGACCGCAGGGCGGAAGTGACGGGCTGA